The genomic DNA TACACCGCACTTTCGGGCTGCCCAAAAATGACCGTATTCATGTACAGTCACTAAAACGGCAATAACAATCAAAAATGAAACGGTTGACCATAAAAATGACATGACTAATTCCTATAACACAAAGAAGTAGAAACACGCAAAGAACGGTACGGCCGCAGTCAAGCTATCAATACGATCCAAAATACCGCCATGCCCTGGAATTAAATTGCTACTATCTTTGATACCACTTTGGCGTTTAAACATACTTTCAGTTAAATCGCCTAAAATAGAAATTGCTACTGTCGCCACAGACAAGCCAATAAAGGCTTCAGGTGAAACATTTGAAGTCAAACTTTGTTGTGCCACATTAACAAAAATTGCAGCAACTATGCCTGCCATCACCAAACCGCCAATAGCACCTTGCCAAGATTTTCCCGGTGACACTTTCGGTGCCAATTTGTGTTTACCGAATTTACGCCCCACAAAATAAGCGCCGGAATCCGCCACCCAAACCAGAATAAACACATATAACAACAGCATAATGCCGTGGTAAGGTTCTGTCACATAACGATCTAAACGTAGCAATAATACGCCAATTAAAAACGGAATAAGCGTGAAGAAACAGAAGAAGAATTGCAAGACGGAATGCTTGCCCCAAATGGCACTACTTTTCGGGTAGGTCACTACAAAAAATAGCGCGACTAACCACCAAATAACAGAGCCGAATAAAATCGGTTGGGCATAATGCTCAAACACACGACCAACATCTAAGTAATTGCCTTCACCATAAATCCAAAGGAATAAAAAGGCTGCACTTAAGCCTGTAATTGCGTAGCGCCAAAAAGTCAGTTGTTTGAAATTAAAAAACTGCGTCCATTCCCAAATACCCAACACCACAATCACGCCCAATGCAAGAGCAAAATAATAAGGTGAAAATAAAAATAAAGCGGCAAAGACAATAGCAATTAACACAATTGCCGAAATAACCCGTTGTTTGAGCACAATATATTCCTCTATTATTCAGTCCCGCCAAAACGACGATGACGTTGTTGATAAGATAAAATCGCCTGATGAAATTCAGTTTCATTAAAATCCGGCCACAGCACATCGGAAAAATACAGTTCCGCATAGGCCGCTTGCCACAATAAAAAATTGCTAATACGTTGTTCACCGCTAGTACGAATCAATAAATCCACTTCCGGTTCATCTTTGGTAACCAAATGTTGCTGCAATAAAACTTCGTCAATTTCCGTCACAGTAAGCCGTTGTTCTTGTACCTGCTGGGCTAACTGTTGCGCCGCCTGTACAATGTCCCAACGTCCGCCATAATTGGCAGCAATATTTAAAGTAAGTGCGGTGTTATTTTCCGTTAATTTTTCCGCTTTTTTAATTTTTTCCTGTAAGCCCACACTAAAACGGGAAACATTACCCAAAATTTTCAAACGAATGTTATTTTTATGCAGTTTTTTCACTTCGAAATCAAGCGCCTGCATAAATAAGTTCATCAGTGCGCTAACTTCCTGCTCAGGGCGACTCCAGTTTTCACTACTAAAGGCATAAAGGGTTAAATATTTCACCCCAATTTTGCGTGCATACGAAACAGCCTCACGTACTGCCGCCACACCGTGTTTATGACCAAAAATTCGCATTTTGCCTTGTTGTTTTGCCCAACGGCCATTGCCATCCATAATAATGGCAATATGTTGCGGAATATTATTCGGGTCTAATTCAGTCATATTCAATTCTCATTAAGCAATCATTTAGACCAATGTACAAGTTGCTTTTGGGCACATTCCCGAGCCATACGATCCACGTCTAATACATCATCAATTTGTTTGATTAGCTGTGGCTGAATTTGTTCCACTACCACCTGATTAAGTTTGGCAATATCGGTAAATTTAATTTGTCGATCTAAAAACGCCTGCACCGCTATTTCATTCGCGGCATTCATTGCCGTGGTGGCGTATTGCCCTTCTGCAAAAACATCCATAGCGAGTTTTAAACAAGGATAACGTTGATAATCAGGAGCAAGAAATGTCAGGCCATTGAGTTGGTAAAAATCTAATGAAGCCACACCGGAAATAATACGATTCGGGTACGCCATTGTTTCAGCGATTGGCGTACGCATATCGGGATTTCCCATTTGAGCAATCACAGAACCATCAATATAACGCACCATAGAGTGAATAATGGATTGCGGGTGAATAATCACTTCCATTTCGTCGGCTGTCGCATTAAATAACCAACGGGCTTCAATATACTCTAAACCCTTGTTCATCATCGTTGCGGAATCCACGGAGATTTTCTTACCCATAGACCAGTTCGGATGCGCCACTGCTTGTTCCGGCGTAATGCCATCAAATTCGCTTAAATCCGTATAACGGAAAGGCCCACCGGAACCGGTCAACACGATTTTACTGATGCCCAGTTCTGCTAACGGACAAAAACCAATTTGTTGCTGTGCCTGTGGTGGCAAGGATTGGAAAATCGCGTTGTGTTCACTGTCCACCGGCAATAATTGCGCGCCATGTTGCTTCACCGCATCAATAAAAATCTGACCGCAAGTCACCAAGGCTTCTTTATTCGCCAGCAACACTTTTTTTCCCGCTTGCACGGCCGATAACGTTGGTAATAAACCTGCCGCACCAACAATTGCCGCCATAACCATATCCGCATCGGGGTGTGCGCTTAATTCGCAAATGGCTTGTTGACCGGCTAACACGTGGGTTGGAATTTGATGAGCTATTAATTTTTCGCGCAATATTTTCGCGGCGTTTTCATCTGCTAATGCAGCAAAGTGCGGTCGAAATTTCACGCATTTTTCAAACATAGCGTCAACATTGCCCCCCCCGACTAAAGCAAACGCCTCATACTTTTCCGGATTGTGTTCAATCACAGAAAGCGTGCTATTACCAATAGAACCGGTGGCACCAAGAATGACGACGTTTTGTTTATTTTGCATAAAATTTTGACCGCACTTTCCCCTACGAAGCATAAAAATACACATCAAACAGAGGGGCGTTTACATAAGAAAAGACGCAGTAAAGCACTGCGTCCGCATTAATTCATTATTGATGATTAGAAATCAAGCAATTCTTTTTCTTTATCAGCCAACACATCATCTACTTTTTTAATGAAACCGTCGGTTAATTTTTGAATAACCTCTTCGGCTTTATGCTGATCGTTTTCGCTGATTTCTTTGTCTTTCAACAAGGCTTTGATTTTATCGTTAGCATCGCGACGAACATTACGAATGGCCACTTTACCTTGTTCACCTTCGGCTTTCACAATTTTAATCAAATCACGGCGACGTTCTTCTGTTAACGGCGGAAGCGGTACTCGAATGGTTGTTCCCGCAGAAGACGGATTCAAACCTAAATCAGACGTTAAAATGGCTTTTTCTACCGCTTGAATCAATGAGCGATCGAACACGGTTACCGCTAAAGTACGCGCGTCTTCCGCCACCACGTTAGCTAATTGACGTAACGGCGTTGCAGAACCGTAATAATCCACTTGAATAGCATCCAACAAACTTGGTTGCGCACGGCCGGTACGGATTTTGGCGATATGGCCTTTTAAAGCTTCAAGACTTTTTTCCATACGTTCTTCGGCATCTTGTCTAATTTGATTAATCATTCGACTTTCCTTTTCAGTAAATAAAGATAAAACGGCGTGATTTTACTGGATTTTTGTAAATTTTTGAATCTCTTTCTTCTGAAAATACCATTTTTAAGAACAAATTTTTGTCTTTGATAAATAGAAAAGTACAATCGTATTTTATCTATACAAAAAAATGGTAGAAATCATTTATTTCTACCGTTTTTATTTTCCTCGCTAAATTCAGCTTAACAAATTGTGGTGCCTTCATCGGTACCAAGAATCACTTGGCGTAATGCGCCCGGTTTCCCCATATTGAAAACCCGAATCGGCAAGCCGTGGT from Aggregatibacter aphrophilus ATCC 33389 includes the following:
- the uppS gene encoding polyprenyl diphosphate synthase; protein product: MTELDPNNIPQHIAIIMDGNGRWAKQQGKMRIFGHKHGVAAVREAVSYARKIGVKYLTLYAFSSENWSRPEQEVSALMNLFMQALDFEVKKLHKNNIRLKILGNVSRFSVGLQEKIKKAEKLTENNTALTLNIAANYGGRWDIVQAAQQLAQQVQEQRLTVTEIDEVLLQQHLVTKDEPEVDLLIRTSGEQRISNFLLWQAAYAELYFSDVLWPDFNETEFHQAILSYQQRHRRFGGTE
- the ispC gene encoding 1-deoxy-D-xylulose-5-phosphate reductoisomerase; this translates as MQNKQNVVILGATGSIGNSTLSVIEHNPEKYEAFALVGGGNVDAMFEKCVKFRPHFAALADENAAKILREKLIAHQIPTHVLAGQQAICELSAHPDADMVMAAIVGAAGLLPTLSAVQAGKKVLLANKEALVTCGQIFIDAVKQHGAQLLPVDSEHNAIFQSLPPQAQQQIGFCPLAELGISKIVLTGSGGPFRYTDLSEFDGITPEQAVAHPNWSMGKKISVDSATMMNKGLEYIEARWLFNATADEMEVIIHPQSIIHSMVRYIDGSVIAQMGNPDMRTPIAETMAYPNRIISGVASLDFYQLNGLTFLAPDYQRYPCLKLAMDVFAEGQYATTAMNAANEIAVQAFLDRQIKFTDIAKLNQVVVEQIQPQLIKQIDDVLDVDRMARECAQKQLVHWSK
- a CDS encoding phosphatidate cytidylyltransferase translates to MLKQRVISAIVLIAIVFAALFLFSPYYFALALGVIVVLGIWEWTQFFNFKQLTFWRYAITGLSAAFLFLWIYGEGNYLDVGRVFEHYAQPILFGSVIWWLVALFFVVTYPKSSAIWGKHSVLQFFFCFFTLIPFLIGVLLLRLDRYVTEPYHGIMLLLYVFILVWVADSGAYFVGRKFGKHKLAPKVSPGKSWQGAIGGLVMAGIVAAIFVNVAQQSLTSNVSPEAFIGLSVATVAISILGDLTESMFKRQSGIKDSSNLIPGHGGILDRIDSLTAAVPFFACFYFFVL
- the frr gene encoding ribosome recycling factor, whose translation is MINQIRQDAEERMEKSLEALKGHIAKIRTGRAQPSLLDAIQVDYYGSATPLRQLANVVAEDARTLAVTVFDRSLIQAVEKAILTSDLGLNPSSAGTTIRVPLPPLTEERRRDLIKIVKAEGEQGKVAIRNVRRDANDKIKALLKDKEISENDQHKAEEVIQKLTDGFIKKVDDVLADKEKELLDF